The Nerophis lumbriciformis linkage group LG03, RoL_Nlum_v2.1, whole genome shotgun sequence genome includes the window tattacaaatattattttatttgttgtacTTTATTCTTTACTAATTTATATCCGTTGTTCTTTTAAACTATATACACAATTGAGTtgtggtggtacaataaatatgcatgttttcaaatgaatgaatacTAGTGTTAATTGTGATTATAATATCGATCAACATAATCATTATTGTTTTTGGCACAATTGTCCAGGCCCAATGAATACACATCCAATTCTATAGTCATTAAtttagtgtatatgtgtatatgtatatatatatatatatatatatatatatatatatatatatatatatatatatatatatatatatatatatatatatatatactgtgtatatatatatatatatatactgtgtatatatatatatatatatatatatatatatatataattgttttttctAGAAATCGATTGCAGCATTTGAGGGCCTTCGCAGTCAAGCTGAAGCTGATCAGAAGGAGATGCAATCAGGTTGTTATGAACTTCTTGAAAGTCATGTAAACATTGACTTACAGTCTCCCTTTTCACCCACAGTCAAAGAGGCCTTGCTGCAATTTGAAGTGCTCAAAGTGAAGTATCAGCAAGAATACACAATGAAAGAGCAAGAAGTTAGAATCAcacacaaaatattggtattattTTTACCATTACTATTAAAAGATGTGATTGCTTCTCAGGTGTCGGTGTTGGAAACTAAACTTAGTGATAAAGAAGGTGAACTAGAAAAGGTGCAACGTGAACTCAGTGATGCTCAAGATCAATACAAAAAGCTTCAAGAGGCAACAAGTAAGACACGTGCATTAGTAGGGCTGAACACTACCCTTGGTGCGAGCCGTACTTTTTGAGTCACCATTTCCTTTCGTTTTCAGTATGGTGTTTTGTCTTTaagcaaaacaactttttttcctaTCCAAAACGACTCTTTATTGTGCTCATCAGCATACCATAAACTACATTTTGCAGCAAACACAGTATCAGTTGTGTACTGCATACTACAGGACTTAAGTTAACAGTAACTAAACACAACACTTTCAAATAGTGAAGTTCCTGGTATTCCTTGATACCAGTTTAcaccagtgcttctcaccagtttgtttgtttgtatttgtttacttgaaGGACAATAtgcagttacattaagaagatggctgcaccagatttagcaccatgctaatttccatctggAGTCCTTTTATGGCGCATTTAACATCCACAATTAAAATGACACAACAACATTTAAATTACATAAGCAGTTTACATACtaagcaatttaaaatacaagtaccatattttccggactataaggcgcacttaaaatcatttttttccctcaaaactcggcagtgcgccttataacccggtgcgcctaatgtacggaataattccggttttgcttaccgacttcgaagcaattatatttggtacatggtgtaatgataagtgtgaccagtagatggcagtcaaacataagagatacatgtagactgcaatatgatggcaatatgactcaagtaaacaacaccaacattttaaatgttccattgaaaatatagaacattacacacggtgctcaaaaatctatcaaaatgttttagtatgactttggtaagctatgaagccacaccgcttgatggattgtactgtgcttcaacataggagtattattatggtgtgtgtataaggtaagacatattatttggcattttgtttcgcaatattatgcaaaagcaacttttcttacctcctagtacctgctgatctgtttttgagatctgcataaatcctgaaaaattgcgcgcatccgcctttgtagtccgtgtcgacaacGTAGcggataatcttcttctttttgtctatcttcttgttatgtgacattcatcctccgctgttgccatttctaatataaagtagtgtaaagttcttacttatatctgtcagtaaactcaccatgaaagcactaaaacatatcggcgtagtgagtttacattattcacccaaggaactttagttattagagttccggtcggacgttttttcacgggacacatttcgggcgttgctGTTgcgctagtgagccacggatgaggagatgctgctttgttattgattgaagtaaagtctgaatgtcattaaaaccgttagcgccatcttttgacacttcttccacccccgtccttgcacgctacaccgctacaacaaagatgacggggaaaagacgctgtccaagtggaggcacgtaaataagaccgcccacaaaacggcgcatcctgaagagactgtcagaaatgtaaaacatcatctatgcaacattttgagcaaagaaccacccttacatgttatgtagtccacgaggaagtattttacatctagaaaaaaaatgataatatgacccctttaatgcgccttataatctggtgcgccttatatatgaaaaaacgtaaaaattaaaaaaaatagatcattcatcgccagtgcgccttataatccggtgcatcctatggtccggaaaatacggtacaatacaTAGAGGGTCAGTGGGCGGTCAAGTTACAGAATTTTAGCAGCTTTATTTAAAGTGCAGAAGTATATCAAGTGCAGCAGCTTTTATCAAAGTCCACATAACACAGCATACAGTGCAGTAGTCATCAGATGGTACCCATAAGGGTATCATCCAATAGCCATATACCTTATTGGTACTGCATACGTAAAGAAGATTGCGATGTTACAAGATTAGACTGGTACTCTGGTGGCCATCAGACCAGGGTATCATCTGATGGTCAACTACCTGCCTGCTATTGTTCATGTGAGCAGGACTGCTGGTCTATAAGACAGTCTTGGACTGCCTGTGAGGAACTTGAGTTGTTTAGATTGTCTGGGAGCCTATTCCCTTCTTTGATGGCTTGGTGGGAAAAGGCTAGATCACATCACCACACCTTCATGGCAAGCAGTGACCCACATACAGTAGCTTGTCTTGAGTGACACAACCTTCAAGTACAGTTTGAACAAGAGCTAGTGCAAATAAACAATGTGTGGCAATTTCAGGAATATTTTGTGGCAAAACACAAAAGTGTTTGAATACAAGGAATATCTACAAAAGTGTAAttcaatatatttaaatatagaaTTGTGTTCTTCTGATGAACTCTAGTAAATTGAATCTCCCAGACTGGCCAAATGGTTTTACCTGCAAGTCCGCATTGTGGGCGAAATGTGTTCAGGGAACAACGAGCTGCAGTCGTGAGAGCTCTCCCCTCGACGAGCTTTCAACAGATTTGAAAGAAGCTTCTTTAAATGGTTGTATTTCAAATTGTCTGCTGGTGCTGGCTTTAAACCTTTTTATGAAGCTAGAGATGGCATTTATGGCTTTCTGAAAGAGACAAATCTTGAAGAGCTGTTCCGTTtaaagagccattcaaaagactGGTTCGTTGTTATTTTCAAATGTTACTCGTTTTTATGAAggaaataattaaaggaagaagTTATAAGATAAAATCTGAATAATATAGATTTTCACCATGGTGGAAATATTGTAAAACATTATAATTTCATCAGTGTTTTCATGGTAAATGTTCCATAAGGTTGTACCGTATCCCAATTCTTTGACAGTGACATCATTATTTTGAATTTTCTCCCACCTGCCAAACTTTGTGGCACAGATAAAGGTACAGATAACCTTCATGCAAATCAACTTTACAGGAACATTTTCCACTCAAGCATTTGAACAATATAGGAAAAAATAGCTTACatctaaaattaaaataaactcaaATAATAATTTGCACAAAAtataaacgctgtatttattcacACTTTTGCAGATGAACTGAGTGACGTTGTCAAAAGTTCTAAAATGGAGATGGCATCCCTTTGTGGAAAACTGCACTCTTCAGAGCAGCGCTGCAAAGAAAGTGAGGTGAGTTCTATTCCTGGTGTGTTCAACAGAGACTTCTCAAAACACTACATCGCTGCAATGTTGGCttttgattcccgagcacggccactgctgctgctcactgctcccagggggtgaacaaggggatgggtcaaatgcagagaataatttcactacacctagtgtgtgtgtgactataattggtactttaactttcactGAAACATGTTTGCTTTATCAAAGACACATGTGGAAGCCATCACTGCAATGCTGGAGGAGAGCAAAGAGGAACATGCGAGAGTCCTCAGCAGCAAAGATTTAAGCTTGCAGGATCTTTGCAGGGTAAAACATGAACAAGCTGAGAAGCTTGAGCAAATTCAGACCACCCTTCTAGAGCTGCAGAATTTATTGGCCATGGAGGAGCAGAGGTATAAACTGTTTGGACTTTACAAGATTATCCAATCCCTGGATAGTTTTTCCTCTTGTCATTTTGTCCCTGCAACTAATTTATGTTGAAGGTCTAAGGACTTTGAGGCAAAGCTGCTGGAAAATAGCAAGGAACTGGAAATAAGTCAATTCCTTTTAGGTAAGTTTCCATGACAACGACTTTATGAATTCAGTAAAAAAGACTTGAAGTAAAATACTTCATTTACTTCACAGCTGAGACCAAAGAGCAAAGTGCAAGAAAAGATGAGCAGATTCGAATCCTTGCGAGTGAACTGGTGAATTTTACTTGGATCCTTTCCTTTTTTGTCTTTCAAGCATCCAATTCACTGGATGCGTTAAATTGTGTTGTTAGGACAACAGCAGGACATCTATGGAGTTGATAAAGGAGAAAAGTGATGCACTAGAGGTCACAGTAAAGCAACTCCACATTGAGCTTGCATCAAAGGCCAAAGAAGCCCAGCTCAGCATGGTAATACCAGTTTTCTCAGAAAAGATGTTGCCATGACCAAGCAACGTTCTTCCATCCAGAATGAAGCAAAGACTACATTAGCTGAAAACGAGCGACTGAGGAAAGTTTGTGAAGCTGCTGAAAAGGCAAAAGAAACTTCAGTGGAGAAGTGCAATGTCATAGAGGTTTTTACACAATTCCTCAAATTCTAACATTTACAACCTCTTGATGTTATTGGACTTGCTGTGGTTTTTGTCATTCTAAAGAGCAAAGTACATGAGCTGAGGGAACAATTGATCAATGAaaggaacaaaacaaaagaaTACAGTATTGCAATGGTGCAACTCCAGAAAGAACTTGCACAAAatcagtgagtcactttaataaaaAACTACCTCGTCATGCTTGACTAATATGAGATGTGCCGATTTTTAGGGCCACACATGAAGAGCTTCTGTGCAACTTTAATGACATTCGGTCTGAAAAGAAAGACATATCCTCTAATGTGAAAACTATGGAGGCAAACATGAAGGTGTGAGCATTGCTGCACAAGTGTAGACTCGTGTTGTGTTCATCTAATAATAAAACATGATTTGACTGGCAGGCGAGTGAGGAGAAAGCCACCAAGCTCACAGTGGATGTTCAGAGACTGGAGGAggaaaaccagcgtttaaggtcagcTTGCATTTTCgagacataatagtgtgtgacATGCTCAAAGCAAATAACATAATTGAGTCTATTGATGATTGCTGGGCTGAGATTAGCTGCTGTACATTTTGTCATATTTTACAGAAAGGAGATAAACTCTCTTCCAACACTAATCAAAGGACAATGTGAAGAAACATTGACGACGTTGCAGAAGAAAATGGAGGACAATGTAAGCGTGTCAGCTAAAGCTTAGTGAGTGTTGTCAGAAACTGATGATAATGTGTCTTTGTGTAGTGTCAACATCTGCAGCAGAACCTCATAAAAGCTGAGAGGCAGGTCAAAGCTGCAGAGGCAAAGGTGACAAGAAACAACCTTGTTATGTCACTTTTCTGCTGCATCTAATGACTAATGAACCTATTATTTCTTTGGTTTGTAGCTCTCTAATCTCAGGAAGAAAACTGTAATGAATCGCCAAGTCCAAGACAAATACCAGAACGAGGTTTGTACTCAGTCATAGATGCATCCTCTGCCATTAAAGGACATACTTCTTATCCCCTGTACTTTTTCAAAAGGCAGTTTTTACAGTACAACCCTAATGTTACACTATATAAATTCAAGTCTTGAGACAAGTTGAAGCCTGGTATACTTAAGACCGCTCAACGGTTGGCTGTGCCATTTCTCACTAACGTGTGCATGGCCATCCCCACTTTCACTCCCTCTGGTTGTAATTGGCACACGGCTGTGTAGCTAGCTGTTAACATGTTGGTTGTTTGTTCTCTTCAGGTCACACCACCTAGACATTTTTTGATATCAGAGGATTCATTAACATTAACATTGGAATAATGTGTGTCTGTGTCAAGATATAAACATCTGGGAAACACTGAAGAGATTCAGGTTTTTCTCTATTCTGTGAATTTGTGTTTTTCAGATTAAAATGCTAAAGAAGCAAGTGGCAAAAGAGATTGTGAAATCCAGTCAACTTGAAAAGGAGGTATGCCGTTTTCCTGTTGTTGTTCATATAATAAGTATTGTAAATGATTATGCTACTTTTATTGTCTTTAGATAAGCAGTCTACACAAGGAGTCACAGGACCTCAAAAGACAACATGAGGAAAAGCACCAGAAGCTACTGAAAGATTTTGAATCAACATCATCAGTAGCTGCAGACCGTGACTCTGAGGTTTCTCTTTGTATTACATGTGGTATGATATTAGCTGATCATGTATCCCTTTAGTCTTATAGAATTACTTTTTCGTCCACAGATACAAAAGCTTAGATCAACAGCAGCTGATGCTGTCAAGAACAAAGAAGATGCAGAACTCAAGTGTCAGCACAAGACAGCAGAGATGCTGGCACTGATGGAAAAACACAAAGTACATCTTCTTTTCTAGAGATGGAGCCTGCAAACTATAACTGACCATTAAACACATACTTGACTTTGTCCTTCCTAGAGCCAGTATGACCGCATGGTAGAAGAAAAGGATGCAGAGCTTGATGAGACAAAGACCAGAGAGATGAAGGCAGTTGATTGCAGCAAATCACTGGTATAAGAACTGAACATGCTCACTCTCACTTTAGTTCTAACTCAAAACTTAAACAATCTGAACTTGAAAATGTATTACATTAATtacatttgtgtgtatgtatatatatgtatgtatgtgtttatatatataaaataggcatatatatatatatatatacatatatatatatatatatatatatatatatatatatatatatatatatatatatatatacatatatatatatatatatatatatctacaatatatatatatgaaatatgcatacatatgtgtatatatatattgtggcacctgattctcaccaagacacaggattgggtttgcagcaagccgaaaagggcatttattgtacaagtctgtgaggtgcctacctgtcaggcggtgcttgagtgagactccactatatatatatatatatatatatatatatatatatatatatatatatatatatatatatatatatatgtcttaattcgattatccaaaaaatagtgctcgataccgtggtagagcgcaatatatgtatgtgtggggaaaaaaatcacaagactacttcatctctacaggcctgtttcatgaggggttccctcaatcatcaggagattttaatagaagcgttcacataccatggtttatatagggcacagaacgggtaggtacgcacggacgggggggggggggggggggttgttcaatattcaatgcaaaacttgtttgggtccctattaaaaggttaatttgttcaactttggaccgcggctttgttcagttttaaattttggcccactctgtatttgagtttgacacccctggtatacgccctccttgagcagagaggtagcagcatggctaaagttagctgtgatgctagcggagtggtgcgagcggtgatatgagagaaagaaggtgcgaagctggtaacaaatgaaggaagaattaattcccaagaaaaacagcagggggtccatcgtctggctgtggtttggcttcaagtgggaatatgtcgaacagacaaccgtaatttgtcaagtgtggggtgaaagcgttgctatagaaagtagcattactgctgtaacaaacagttcagggtgtcccaagttactggagtgtgttaggtaaggaggaggagttttgtccctccagagttgccgtagggctgtgacgtagggtgtgtgtggttgtggaaggaggtgtgtgatgttgacattaaagaaatggtggctaccgaacctgctctgatgtctcccgtttattattttattagataagtacactgtataggcgaacccaggacactcggctgcactgctaatatgtagcatcatttataAAGTCCCCTgcagaatgaagagtgctcactccgcatgtcaacatcgtttggtgccacacgtccacaccatcaaaatgccgaggcaaacatttccacatcaacaccgtatgaaaaaaattagtgatttttttagttgtgatttccttctctgcatgaaagtttaaaagtagcatatattaatgcagtatgaagaagaatgttttaatgtatacacatagaatcatcatactgctgtgattatatgtatcaagtgttcattcaaggctaaggcaaaatatccacatatgtatcgtgtatcgcgatatggccttaaaatatcgagatattaaaaaaaggcaatatcgcccagccctaatataaaatATGCTTTTCTGATCATATCGTTTGTAATAGGAGTTGAATGTCTCCACGCTTAAGAGTGAAAATAGTCAACTAAAGAAGCAGCTGTTGACAGAAAAGGTATGGATCATTTTAATCTGATAAGCTTCACCGTTTAAATGTATTATACTTTAATTGTGTGTCCAGCAGAGAATTAATATTACTTTGCTTACAGGATAACTTTCAAAAGGATTTAAGTGATCTGAGGAAAGAATTGTCATCACTCAAATTCTTACAGCTGtcagaagaaaagaagaagaaggtagAATGAACAAGTAGCAAATTCATGATCTGTAAGATGTCTGAAACTTTTTATGGGGACCCTAGCAGCCAAGGGCCTTCAAAGCCAATGAAGGGAGATGTGTGGACACACCAAGAAGCAGCTCTTCAAGGATAAGTGTCTTTGACTTCTCCAAGGTCTGTGTAACTCGCTCTGTGCAAAGATGGTGGAATTCATTTGATGTTTTGTGATTCAAATTTACTTTGACTTGATGAAAACTGATTCAGCTTAACTTGCAACATTTAATGTTTGATGTTGAAGGAACTGGACTCTGGATCCATCAGAAAAACGCATGGCACTACAGCAAAGAACAAGGTCAAAACCCCTCCTGTATTAAACAATGATTATTtactcattcattttctgttgtttatCACAGTGACAATATTGAAAAGCAAACTTTGAATTTACGCTTTAGGACTTGAGTACCTCAGGAAGTGCAACAAGCAGAGTTGGCAGAACGTCAAAGATCAAAGTAATTGATGACACCATTTTAATGACGCATATATACATTCTGTAAAGTGATGTGTTTTCTCACAGACCTACAGAATAAGGACACCCCCTAGTGCCAACAAGCTTGCAACCTGGGAAAAGACAACAATGGAACTGGAGCCCAAGTCTGACAGCTCTGATCAAAACAACCTGGTGattatgtatttgtattattagtgGACAATTTGTTAGTCAGGGTCAGCAGCGGGTTATGAAAACCATTCATTTGGCTTTCTGGTCCTGACAGATTTTGGCAAACACACCAGGACCCAGTATTCCTGGCCCCCTTTCTAAACACATGTTCAAACAGGTAGAAATGTGGAAATGTTCAATACTGACCAATCATTCTAAAACATGTTGcaactatttgtttttttttagctccaGAGCCCCACTGTTCTTAAGTCTCCTGGTAACTCCCTGAAGTTAGCAGCCATGAAGAGAATGAGAGACGCTGGTTGGACCGCCGTTGTTGGCTGcgacaaaaagaagaaaaagactcATGAGAAGATCTTTGCATGAATAGTACCTTTCCTGCTATTCACTAAAACACTCTCAGTTTATTATTGCAACTGTATTAGTCATCTTTTATGACAGTACAGAACATAGTCAATGTACAGTTATAGTACAGTATTTGTATGACTTAGTTTAGTAGCAGTAATACAGTAGTGGGCTAATCTACTTGTAGTGAGGTAGTCAGACTTGTAAGAATAGAAGTGTAGTATTAAGATAGAGAGTTTCATAGTATTAGTGTCATAGTACTGAAAGAGTAATAGTAGTAGTCATAGCTTGGTAGTTGTACTGctgtagtagtagtatttatttTGCACAGGGTGATGGTTTTAACTCCTTTAAGAGTTGGTACTGTTATGGTTTCATGTTTAAATGCACTTCCATTGGTTTGACAGTAAAATGTACAAGCAATGTTCAAATTACTTTGTAATTTAATCTTATGAAATGTCATGGGTGAATTACTGGCATTTTCAGAATTATTCTTTGTGAAAAAACGGTAAGCGGAACTTAGATTGGTTGGATGTTGTGGTTGAGGTGGGTGTCTATTGTCACGGACGGGATCACCATCGTAAAGTCCCTGAGCAATGCCAAGGGTGTCACTGTCTGGAATGTGCAGTGTCTGCTGGCATTATTCAACatctaaaaacacatttttactatTGTACTGTTCTGGTTTTTTCACTTTAAATATTTAGCTCCAAACCCGTTAGGGCTGCAAAGCAAAGGATCTTTTCAATTAAAACAGAGATGGGATCTTTACCTTGAGTGCTTTTATTGGTATTGCCAGATACAGCACATTTCTAGCTGCACTTAGATAAGACGTGGTGGTGTACCCAACTGTGGTCTGGCCTGATACCCTGGCAATAAAAGTTCACTTCACTGATATTATATATTTTTGGATGGTTCTCCAGCCTCCTCCCACCccaaaagacatacacctggggataggttgactggcaacactaaattggcccgagtgtgtgaatgtgagtgattgtttgtctatctgtgttagccctgccatgaggtgaccacttgtccagggtgtacactgtcttctttgtccagggtgtaccctgtcttctttgtccagggtgtaccctgtcttctttgtccagggtgtagtctGTCTTCTTTGTCctgggtgtacgctgccttcctagtccagggtgtaacctgtcttccttgtccagggtgtaccctgtcttctttgtccaggatgtaccctgtcttctttgtccaggatgtaccctgtcttctttgtccagggtgtactctatcgtccttgtccagggtgtacactgtcttccttgtccagggtgtacactgtcttctttgtccagggtgtaccctgtcttccttgtccagg containing:
- the sycp1 gene encoding synaptonemal complex protein 1 isoform X1; the encoded protein is MEKDRRFNFKLLVPPRVQRNQVSAVKPQESVDKGAELGASKYFAQDQNTPFLNKSVVALTKASRQESVKMQVAPREKESECSPVQLYSKMFDEVEKIQCWKAKVDCDAVQSERKLQENKRTIESQRKAIKELQFQSESISIKLEEQMSENEDLRNKNNATRNLCNILKETFQRSAVKMQMFESEREETHHLFMENSNSVQKSIAAFEGLRSQAEADQKEMQSVKEALLQFEVLKVKYQQEYTMKEQEVSVLETKLSDKEGELEKVQRELSDAQDQYKKLQEATNELSDVVKSSKMEMASLCGKLHSSEQRCKESETHVEAITAMLEESKEEHARVLSSKDLSLQDLCRVKHEQAEKLEQIQTTLLELQNLLAMEEQRSKDFEAKLLENSKELEISQFLLAETKEQSARKDEQIRILASELDNSRTSMELIKEKSDALEVTVKQLHIELASKAKEAQLSMNEAKTTLAENERLRKVCEAAEKAKETSVEKCNVIESKVHELREQLINERNKTKEYSIAMVQLQKELAQNQATHEELLCNFNDIRSEKKDISSNVKTMEANMKASEEKATKLTVDVQRLEEENQRLRKEINSLPTLIKGQCEETLTTLQKKMEDNCQHLQQNLIKAERQVKAAEAKLSNLRKKTVMNRQVQDKYQNEIKMLKKQVAKEIVKSSQLEKEISSLHKESQDLKRQHEEKHQKLLKDFESTSSVAADRDSEIQKLRSTAADAVKNKEDAELKCQHKTAEMLALMEKHKSQYDRMVEEKDAELDETKTREMKAVDCSKSLELNVSTLKSENSQLKKQLLTEKDNFQKDLSDLRKELSSLKFLQLSEEKKKKQPRAFKANEGRCVDTPRSSSSRISVFDFSKELDSGSIRKTHGTTAKNKDLSTSGSATSRVGRTSKIKTYRIRTPPSANKLATWEKTTMELEPKSDSSDQNNLILANTPGPSIPGPLSKHMFKQLQSPTVLKSPGNSLKLAAMKRMRDAGWTAVVGCDKKKKKTHEKIFA
- the sycp1 gene encoding synaptonemal complex protein 1 isoform X2; its protein translation is MEKDRRFNFKLLVPPRVQRNQVSAVKPQESVDKGAELGASKYFAQDQNTPFLNKSVVALTKASRQESVKMQVAPREKESECSPVQLYSKMFDEVEKIQCWKAKVDCDAVQSERKLQENKRTIESQRKAIKELQFQSESISIKLEEQMSENEDLRNKNNATRNLCNILKETFQRSAVKMQMFESEREETHHLFMENSNSVQKSIAAFEGLRSQAEADQKEMQSVKEALLQFEVLKVKYQQEYTMKEQEVSVLETKLSDKEGELEKVQRELSDAQDQYKKLQEATNELSDVVKSSKMEMASLCGKLHSSEQRCKESETHVEAITAMLEESKEEHARVLSSKDLSLQDLCRVKHEQAEKLEQIQTTLLELQNLLAMEEQRSKDFEAKLLENSKELEISQFLLAETKEQSARKDEQIRILASELDNSRTSMELIKEKSDALEVTVKQLHIELASKAKEAQLSMNEAKTTLAENERLRKVCEAAEKAKETSVEKCNVIESKVHELREQLINERNKTKEYSIAMVQLQKELAQNQATHEELLCNFNDIRSEKKDISSNVKTMEANMKASEEKATKLTVDVQRLEEENQRLRKEINSLPTLIKGQCEETLTTLQKKMEDNCQHLQQNLIKAERQVKAAEAKLSNLRKKTVMNRQVQDKYQNEIKMLKKQVAKEIVKSSQLEKEISSLHKESQDLKRQHEEKHQKLLKDFESTSSVAADRDSEIQKLRSTAADAVKNKEDAELKCQHKTAEMLALMEKHKSQYDRMVEEKDAELDETKTREMKAVDCSKSLELNVSTLKSENSQLKKQLLTEKDNFQKDLSDLRKELSSLKFLQLSEEKKKKPRAFKANEGRCVDTPRSSSSRISVFDFSKELDSGSIRKTHGTTAKNKDLSTSGSATSRVGRTSKIKTYRIRTPPSANKLATWEKTTMELEPKSDSSDQNNLILANTPGPSIPGPLSKHMFKQLQSPTVLKSPGNSLKLAAMKRMRDAGWTAVVGCDKKKKKTHEKIFA